TGAGTAGAGCTCCCGACCGACACCGGGAAAATTCAAAACCGGCTGGCCATATGCTACGCTGCGGCGCGTGGAAGCCAACCTCTGTGCCGGGCTCCGGCATGGTCCATCCTGAGTCGGAGGTGGAGTCTTGACGGCCACGGTTGTCCTCGGGCTGGCCTGGGGAGACGAGGGCAAGGGCAGGGTCTGTGACCTGCTGGCCCACGACGTCCGGTACGTCTCCCGCTACTCCGGCGGCAACAACGCCGGGCACACCGTTCGGGTCGGCCGGGAGGAGTTCAAGCTGCACCTGGTGCCCTCGGGGATCGTCAGGGAGGGGGTCGTCTGCACCATCGGCAACGGGGTGGTGGTAAACCCCGAGGTGCTCGAGCGGGAGGTCGTGGCGCTCGAGAAGCGGGGGGTGGGCGACGTCCGGGAGCGGATCAAGGTGGACGGCCGGGCGCACCTGATCATGCCCTACCACATCGCGCTGGACTCCCACCGGGAGATCGCGCTCGGCGAGGCCAGAATCGGGACCACCAACCGGGGGATAGGCCCGGCCTACGAGGACAAGGTGGCCCGCAGCGGCATCCGGGTGCAGGACGTCTTCGACGAGGGGATTTTGCGGGCCAAGCTGAAGGCCGCCCTGCGGGAGAAGAACGCCATCTTCGAGGCGGTCTACGGGGAGCGGCCCTACGAGGTGGACGGGCTGCTCTCGTGGCTGCTCTCCTTCCGGGAGCTCCTCGCCCCGATGGTCGCGGACACCGGGGCGCTGCTGCGCGAGGCCCTGGGCCGGGGGGAGCGGGTGCTGCTGGAGGGGGCACAGGCCACGCTTCTGGACAACGACCACGGCACCTACCCCTTCGTCACCTCCTCCAACCCCACCATCGGTGGAGCGGTCGTCGGGTCCGGGGTTCCGCCGGGGTACATAGACCAGATCATCGGGGTCACCAAAGCCTACACCACCCGGGTCGGCGACGGGCCGATGCCCACCGAGCTCTTCGACTCGACCGGGGACGCCATAAGGGACGCAGGGCGGGAGTACGGGACCACCACCGGGCGCCCGCGCCGGGTG
The Rubrobacter xylanophilus genome window above contains:
- a CDS encoding adenylosuccinate synthase, with the protein product MTATVVLGLAWGDEGKGRVCDLLAHDVRYVSRYSGGNNAGHTVRVGREEFKLHLVPSGIVREGVVCTIGNGVVVNPEVLEREVVALEKRGVGDVRERIKVDGRAHLIMPYHIALDSHREIALGEARIGTTNRGIGPAYEDKVARSGIRVQDVFDEGILRAKLKAALREKNAIFEAVYGERPYEVDGLLSWLLSFRELLAPMVADTGALLREALGRGERVLLEGAQATLLDNDHGTYPFVTSSNPTIGGAVVGSGVPPGYIDQIIGVTKAYTTRVGDGPMPTELFDSTGDAIRDAGREYGTTTGRPRRVGWLDLPAIKFAASLNGITHLALTLLDVLSVVETVKVCVGYEVDGKSFSGYPMHQTDLHHARPVYKEMPGWGEDITGCRMRGDLPAPAREFVEFVESEVGVPLCMISVGPEREQAIVEKIGA